The Planctomycetota bacterium nucleotide sequence CGCCGCGGCGCGGCCGGAGATGAAGGACCGGACCGTCGTCATCAACGGAGCGTCCAAGGCGTACTCGATGACCGGCTGGCGGATCGGCTATGCGGCCGGCCCGCGCGAAATCATGGCCGCCGTCGGGCGTATGCAGAGCCAGTCCACGTCGAACGCCACGTCGATCGCCCAGTACGCGGCGCTGGCGGCTCTCGAAGGCGACCAGTCCTGCGTCGAGGCCATGCGCCGCGAGTACGCGCGGCGGAGGGACTTCATCGTCTCCCGGCTGCGGGCGATTCCGGGGCTCACCTGCGCGGAGCCGCACGGCGCGTTCTACGTCTTCCCGCGCGTGGCGGCGCTTTACGGAAAGCGCGGCGACGGCCGGCCGCTTTCGGGGTCGGTGGCCTTCGCCGAGGCGCTCCTCGAGAAGGCCCATGTGGCGACCGTTCCGGGCTCCGGCTTCGGCAACGACGAGCACATCCGGCTCTCCTACGCGACGTCGATGGAGAAAATCCAGGCGGGCCTGGACCGGCTGGAGAAGTTCGTCCGGTCCCTGGCGTAGCCCTTCCGCGGCGTCTCTGATAGAATTCCGCTTCCATGCCGTTCGCGCGCACGCCGGCGGTTTGCCTGTACCGCATCGACTACAGCGAGACGAGCCAGGTGGTGCGCTTCTTCACGCCCGCCCACGGCCGCGTTTCGTGCATCGCCAAGGGAGCCAAGCGCCGCAAGGGGCCTTTTCCGGCGCCCTTCGAGCCGCTTTCGATCTACGATCTCATCCGCATCGAGAAGCGTCCCGGCACGCTCGACGTCGTGACCCAGGCGGAGCGGGTGCGCTCGTTCGCGGCGCTGCGGGCGGACTTCGGCCGGTTCTCGGCGGCGTGCTACGGGCTGGAGTTCGTGCAGGAATTCGCGCCGGAGGGCCAGGCGGTTCCGGGACTTTTCGAGCGCCTGGTGGAGCTTCTCGAGCGGCTGGAGGCGGGGGTTCCGGTTCCGGACGCGCTTTTCTCGTTCGAGGCGCGCGCGCTGGGGCTTCTGGGCTATGGGCCGCGGGCGCGCGAATGCGGCGCGTGCCGCCGCCCCGTGCGTCCGCCGGAGGCGTGGTTCTCCCCGGCCGACGGGGGGGCGCTCTGCGCCGCCTGTCCGCCGCGCGCCGAGCGGGGGTTCGCCGTGCGGTGGGCGGCGCTGGAATCGATCGGCCGCTTCGCCGCCGGGGAGATGCCCCGCGAGCCCATGCGCCGCGCGCTCGTCCTGGAGATCCGCCGCGTCCTGGACGCCTGGGTGCGGCAATATCTGGAGCGCGAGCTCAAGAGCGTCCGGTTCGTCCGCGACACGGTCGCCGCCGGCTGCCTCTGACCCGGCCGCCGGAGTAACGCCGCGGTTTCGCCGAGGCTCCACAGGGGAGAGCCTCCCATGGACGAAGATCCCTCCAAGGTCAAGGATCCGGTCTGCGGACGGACGATCCCCCGGGAGACGCGCTGGACGGAGTGGTACCGCACGACGGAATACCGCTTCTGCTCCGAGCGGTGCCGCGACGCCTTCCGCGCCCGGCCGACGGACTACCTCCCGCAGACGGGCTAAGCCGCTTCCTCCTTCGCCTGGCAATCCCGGCAGAGCGCGGCGAAGGGCAGCGCCTGGAGGCGCTCTTTCGAGATGGGACGGCCGCAGTTCTCGCACATCCCGTAGGTGCCCTCTTCGATCCGCTCGAGCGCCCGGTCGATCGCGGCGATCGTGTCGCGGTCGCGCTCGGCGAACCCCAGGTCGGTCTGCTGCTCGTAGGTTTCCGTGCCCAGGTCCGCCAGATGCATGGGCAGCGACGAAATCTCGCCCCGCTCGGCGGGATTGTCCTGGGCCGCGCGGCCGCTCAGGCGCTCCAGGCGCTCGCGGAGCTTCGTGCGGCGCTCGATGAGCGCCGCGCGGAAGGCGTCCATCTCCTCGCGGCTGAAGGGAGCCCGCGGGTCTTTCTTTCGGCGTTCGGAATCGGTCCTCATCCCCTCTTGGAGTCCGTTCGGCGGATCCGCGTTACGCGGTTCACGGATAAAGAAGCTCCCGCCGCCAGGCGGATTCCCGCCGCCGGGTGAAGCGCTCGCGGGAATGGAGGCGAAAGCGGCCGCGGACCCAGAATTCGATCGCCTCGGGAACGACGACGTAGCCCCTCCAGTAGGAAGGCCGGGGGACGGCCCGGCCGCGGTACCGACGCCGCAGCGCCCGCCAGGCGGCCAGGAGCGCCGCGCGGCTCGAGAGGGGCGCGCTCTGGAGCGACGCCCACGCCCCGAGCCGGCTCTCCCGCGGGCGGGTGACCCAGTAGGCGTCCGCTTCGCCGTCCGGGAGCGGGCGCACGGGGCCCTCCACGCGGACTTGCCTTCCGAGGTCGTGCCAGTAGAAGGCTAGGGCCGCCCGGGGATTTTCGGCCAGCTCCCTCCCTTTGCGGCTGCGGGCGTCGGTGAAAAAGACGAACCCGCGTTCGTCGGCTCCCTTGAGGAGAACGAACCGGACCGAGGGCCTGCCGCGGCGGTCGGCCGTGGCCAGAGCGCACGCGTCGTGCTGGGGAATTCCGGCGCGCTCGGCGTCGCGGTACCAGCGCCGGAAACGCTCCAGAGGGTCCTCGGCCATCGCGGGGACTCTACCCGGCCGGCGGGCCGGCGTCAATCGAGCCGGTGATCGGCCGGGGTGACGCCCTTCTTGAATCCGTCGAAGCGGAAGGGACTCGGGGTGTACGTCCCCACGAAGTCCACGTTCGCGCGCTCCGGGATGCGGTCCTCCAGGCCCACCGCCCAGAGGCAGGCGTTGACCAGGAGTCGCCGGTATCCCTCGCTCTCGAAGTCCTGCGACGAGCCCATCGTGGTCGTGAAGACCCGCGCGGGCTTCCCCGAGGCTCCCGTGTAGGTGCGCGTCCAGGCGATCGGCATCATGGGATTGTTCTTGGGGCCTTCGACGGGCTTGTCCGTGGGTTTCATCCCCGCCAGGACCTGCCCGAGGACGATCGGCGCGCTGTCGCCCGGGAGCGGAAGCCGGACGCCGTAGACGTCGGTGGGCCCCCAGATGTCCTCGCAGCCGCGCAGGATCGGGTGGCCCTCCCGGCCGGGCGCGGGCACCCCGCGCGTGCTTTCCCGGCCGTGGGCGCCGTGATGGTTGATCCATGTCTCGCCCAGGACCACGCGGCCGAACCCGCCCTCGAATCCCGGCGTCTTGGAACGCCAGCTCCACCGCGCGTACGGGTGGCCTTCCTTGAAGTCGAAGGCGTGCGTGGCGGTCCGGATCCCCAGGATGGGCCGGCCGGAGGCCAGGTAGTCCTCGATGAACTTCATCTGATCGGGCGGCAGGTTCCGGAAGCGGATGAAGAGGACCAGGAGATCCGCCTCCTTCAGGGCTTCCAGGCCCGGAATGTTGTTATTCACCTTGGGGTCGATTTCGCCCGTGGCGGGGTGGACCGCGAAAAGCACCGTGCACGAGAATCCGTGGCGGCGGGCGAGGATCTTCCCAAGCTGCGGCATCATCTCCTCGGACCGGTATTCCTCGTCGCCGCTGACGAGGACCACGCGCTTTCCTTTCCCCGGGCCGTCGCCTCCGGCATAGACGACCCACGGGTCCTGAACCGCGGCCAGGAGTGCCGCGGCGGCGAACGACGCGATCATGATCATTCGGGAGCCTCCCTCAGGTCCAGATACGATACGACCGGCGCGGCGGTTCTGCTACATTGACCCGACGTGGACAACGTGGCGCATACCCTGATCGGTGTGGGCATGGCCCGCGCGGGGCTGGCCGAGCGGTACGGCCGGGGAACGACGCTCCTTCTGGCGGTGGCTTCCAACGTCCCGGATGTGGACATCTTCTGGACGATGGGGGACGGCTGGAGCCGTTTCCTGGACCGCCGGACCCACAGCCATGCCGCGGTGGCCTGGCCGGCGCTGGCGGCGCTCCTGGCGGCCGCGTTCCGGCCCTTCTGCCCCCGCATCCCGTGGAGGGCGCTTTTCGGGATGTCGCTTCTGGGGATCGTGGGGCACGTCTTCTTCGATTACGTGAACTCGTTCGGAGTGGTCGTCTTCTGGCCCTTCTCGCGCGCGCGGCCGGAACTCGGGTGGATCTTCATCATCGACCTGGCGGTGTGGGGGATCCTCGCGGCGGCGATTCCCCTGGCGCGCCTCCGGCCTCCGCCGGAGCGGGTCTGGCGGTGCGCCCTGGCGGTTCTCGGCGTCTACGTGGTTCTCTGCGGCGCCGGGCGCGCGGCGGCCGAGGTCCAGGTGCGCCGGGAGCTCCTGCGGGAAGGCCTCCCGCCGGCCGAACTCCGGATTTTCCCCGAGCCTCTGGGGCCGCATCGGTTCCGCGCCGCCGCGCGGGTCGGGGACCGGTGGGAGGTATTCCTCGTCCGGGTCTTTTCCGGCCGCGTGGAACGCGCCGGGGCGGCGCCGACGGACGCGGGGGACCCGCGCGTCGAGGAGATCCGCGCCTCGCCGCTGGGGCGGCGGCTGGAGCATTTCATGGCCGCGCCGGTGTGGCGCCGGCGGCCGGATGGATCCGTCGAAGTGCGCGACCTGCGGTTCGAGCCGCTCGTCGTCCGGCGGCGAAACCCTTTCGTGGGAATCTTTCCGCCGCCGGGATCCGGTCCGCCGCGCGTGGAAAGCGCCGCCGGGGAGCTCATCGAAGCCCCTCGGAAATCGCCGTAAGGAGGCTTCCGGCGTCGTCGTCCCCGCTCAGCTCCCAGAACATGAGCCCCCCGAGTCCCTGCGCGCGGACGTATCCGGCCTTCTCGCGGAGCGCCTCCGGGTCGTCGTAGCTCCAGAAAATCCGGGTGCCCGGGTGGTAGATCCAGAAGGCCCGCGCTTCGGCGTGGCGGTAGCGCGTGTAGGACGCTTCGAGCGTCTTGAGAACTTTATAATCTTCGACCCCCGTCTCGTAGGTTCCGGGCGCGCCTCCGCCGGACGCCGTCTGGTAGAGCCCGTCGCCGCGCGGGCCCGGCGGGACGTCCCGCCAGCCCCTCCCGTAGAAAGGCACGCCGACGA carries:
- a CDS encoding TraR/DksA C4-type zinc finger protein, translated to MRTDSERRKKDPRAPFSREEMDAFRAALIERRTKLRERLERLSGRAAQDNPAERGEISSLPMHLADLGTETYEQQTDLGFAERDRDTIAAIDRALERIEEGTYGMCENCGRPISKERLQALPFAALCRDCQAKEEAA
- a CDS encoding YHS domain-containing protein yields the protein MDEDPSKVKDPVCGRTIPRETRWTEWYRTTEYRFCSERCRDAFRARPTDYLPQTG
- the recO gene encoding DNA repair protein RecO yields the protein MPFARTPAVCLYRIDYSETSQVVRFFTPAHGRVSCIAKGAKRRKGPFPAPFEPLSIYDLIRIEKRPGTLDVVTQAERVRSFAALRADFGRFSAACYGLEFVQEFAPEGQAVPGLFERLVELLERLEAGVPVPDALFSFEARALGLLGYGPRARECGACRRPVRPPEAWFSPADGGALCAACPPRAERGFAVRWAALESIGRFAAGEMPREPMRRALVLEIRRVLDAWVRQYLERELKSVRFVRDTVAAGCL
- a CDS encoding ThuA domain-containing protein, whose translation is MIMIASFAAAALLAAVQDPWVVYAGGDGPGKGKRVVLVSGDEEYRSEEMMPQLGKILARRHGFSCTVLFAVHPATGEIDPKVNNNIPGLEALKEADLLVLFIRFRNLPPDQMKFIEDYLASGRPILGIRTATHAFDFKEGHPYARWSWRSKTPGFEGGFGRVVLGETWINHHGAHGRESTRGVPAPGREGHPILRGCEDIWGPTDVYGVRLPLPGDSAPIVLGQVLAGMKPTDKPVEGPKNNPMMPIAWTRTYTGASGKPARVFTTTMGSSQDFESEGYRRLLVNACLWAVGLEDRIPERANVDFVGTYTPSPFRFDGFKKGVTPADHRLD
- a CDS encoding metal-dependent hydrolase is translated as MDNVAHTLIGVGMARAGLAERYGRGTTLLLAVASNVPDVDIFWTMGDGWSRFLDRRTHSHAAVAWPALAALLAAAFRPFCPRIPWRALFGMSLLGIVGHVFFDYVNSFGVVVFWPFSRARPELGWIFIIDLAVWGILAAAIPLARLRPPPERVWRCALAVLGVYVVLCGAGRAAAEVQVRRELLREGLPPAELRIFPEPLGPHRFRAAARVGDRWEVFLVRVFSGRVERAGAAPTDAGDPRVEEIRASPLGRRLEHFMAAPVWRRRPDGSVEVRDLRFEPLVVRRRNPFVGIFPPPGSGPPRVESAAGELIEAPRKSP
- the pdxH gene encoding pyridoxamine 5'-phosphate oxidase, coding for MAEDPLERFRRWYRDAERAGIPQHDACALATADRRGRPSVRFVLLKGADERGFVFFTDARSRKGRELAENPRAALAFYWHDLGRQVRVEGPVRPLPDGEADAYWVTRPRESRLGAWASLQSAPLSSRAALLAAWRALRRRYRGRAVPRPSYWRGYVVVPEAIEFWVRGRFRLHSRERFTRRRESAWRRELLYP